The sequence below is a genomic window from Malassezia restricta chromosome IV, complete sequence.
AGCTGGAACTCGGGCTACACGGCTCTGGGTCTTGGCACGATCAGTACAAGGACTCGGCGTATATTTATGTCGGTGGACTGCACTATGATATGACGGAAGGCGACGTGCTTACGATTTTTTCGCAGTATGGCGAAATCGTCCACATTCACTTGCCCAAGCCGCGCTCGGAGCCAGATACCCAACAGCCCAAAGGGCACAACCGCGGCTTTGGCTTTCTCATGTACGAGGACCAACGCTCGACCGTGCTCGCCGTCGACAACCTCAATGGGACGCCAGTGCTGGGCCGCACACTCCGTGTCGACCACGTAGCTCACTTTCGGCCAGAGCGCGTTCGGAATGCGGAGGGTCATCTTGTCGAGCCGGAGGAACAGGTCCTCAATTGTGCGCCCCCCGAAACGGTCGTGGATGACGAGGGgggcgaggacgacgatCTCGAGGACCCGATGGCGGCGTACCTGTCAGACAAGCGGCGCCGCCATGAAAAGCGCCGTGACGAAAAACACCGCCACCGGCACCACCGGCACCGCCGACATCACCGACACCGCGATGATCACGAGCGTGACGCGGATCAGGATCATATTGACGCTGGCGAAAAAGATACccacagcgacgcaagGGATGCCTCACGCGGGCCACAAGACCGCTCACGCTCGGCTACCCCCGTCATGGACCGCCGCGTTCGCACCGATACACCGTAGCATGCAGTGGAGGTCTTCCACGTGCCTCGACCTCGTCAGCGCGTCCGTATCCTCACCACGACCATGCGGTCCGTACGCGTGTGGGCGAGGGGCGTGCACGACTATGTGCGTGTGCGTTCTAGACAAGGCCTGCACGCACGTATCCCTCTCCGCGCAGGCGTATCGTTCGGTGCGGCCATGAGCCGCGGCGATCGGGCCCAGCAGGAGGATGCCATGTCGACTGCGTGTGTCATGCTTCCGTGTGAGCAGCTGCGACAGAATCTATTGCAGAATGTATCGCGACGTGCGAAGCGTGATCCGTGGTATGGCTGGACGTGTGACGAGGCGGGTGGTGAGGAGCTCGCGGCACAAGTCGTGTGGTTCGGCTGCTTTGACGGCCACGGCGGACCGCAAGTGTcacagctgctgcagaaCAAGTTGCACCATGTGTTTGAAGAGGCGGATTCAAGTATGGTGCAGGATACCGTGCGGTACACGTGCTCTATAGGCGGCTATTTCGGTCGATTCCAAGGCGGagccctcgagcgcctaGTCGATCCAACTCAACTACGCCGAccctgcgcggcgcccgcaTCGCTTGAAGCTTTGgctgacgcggcgcacgcatcaGATCTCGAGCACTAcgtcgcgctcgatgcggaTCAAGGTGCCGTACATACTCAGCGACATCTTGCTCCCTCTACCGCCCAAATGTCGATGCAAGAGCGGGCTACCCTGGCGTGGCTCATGATGGATCGCGAAATACAGCAAAATGAGGCGTACCGCGGGGCTGGATCGACCGCCTCGGTCCTTCTTCTGCACAGCCTCGATGTGCCCACAGCCCCGTGGTACGCAAGCGAATACCTCGCCGTCACGACGGTGCAGCTGGGCGATACCCGACTCGTGCTCTGCGACGCCGAAACGGGCGAGGCTATACCACTCACTCGACTGCACCACCCGGACGATCCTATCGAGTCGGATCGGCTGAGCCGGCAGGGCGCGGGCGTTCTGACGGACAGCTTTGGCGAGTCGCGCTTCCTTGGCACACTAGCTAATACGCGGTCGTTTGGCGATACACAGGCCAAGCGGTACGGCATGACAGCGGAGCCTGAAGTCCAGACGCATATCTTGCAAGGCTCACGCTTTGCGTTCATCGCGGGCTTTAGTGATGGTATTGGTGATGTCATGACAGACCAGGAGCTCGTGGATGAGTGTCGCTATGCCTCGCATCCACAAcaggccgccgagcgcatcatgaaGTACGCGGAAGATCTGGGAGCCGAAGACAATGCCACGATCCTATGCATTCCCCTGCGTGGCTGGGGCGCGATCCGTGGCGAAGACCGCACGGCtctccagcgccgcgaccgCCGACTCAATACCGATATTTACCGCAATCGACGCAATCTCTGTCTATGATCTACGGGCTTTTTTCGGGGGCCGCGCCGATTGGTTCTTGAGACGCGTCACGAGGTCGGCCACATTGGGCGCGGCAGGCTGTGCCTGCTCGGCTTGCtcgtggcgtcggcggTTGCCCTCTTGAatgagctgctgcataCCGGACGTTTTGATAAAGCCAGGGTGACTCGGGTCGATCGCGAAGCGATGGTCATCCAACACAGCCGCAAAGCGAGGATCTTTCGTGTCCATCACGAACGATGGCTGCGTCAGAGCCGTGCGCTTGGCCTGCCGCTTGGCctcgcgcttgcgctgctgccgcgacAGTTTCTTGGACCCAAGCTTCTCGGCACGTACAATGTCCTGCAGTTGGAAGTggtgctcgtcgtccgagtcgcccGGCGTAGGCTCTTCCGATGCAGCGGGCTCCTCGGGCGCGGGCTCAGGCGCCTCCGGCTCCGACTCCTTCTTAGCCATCCTGCGACGTTCGCGCCTTTCCTTTTGCTTGCGCATGTACTTTTCAATCGTCGTTTCCTCgtgctcctcgtccttCTTCGTGGAGAGTGCCGGCACGAACGAGATTTCCATATCGCCCTCGGGCTTCGTAAACATGGTATCTTGGTCGTCTGCGTCGTCAAAGGCACTCTTGGTAGGCATTTGGTGGAGTAGGGAGCGCAGGCGGTCGCGACTCGACGTcgcttcctcgtcgtcctcatcACTCGAGGCCAGGTACGTCTTGAGATCGTCTTCCTGGAGCTGGCCCTTCtggctcgtgcgcgtgaGCTTCGTTCGGCGTGGATCGTCCTGGTCCCACGTCAACTTGACGCGCGAatgacgcagcgcatctgTCTTGTAGTCCAGGCCTTCGTAGTGCGCCACGTCTTCGGTGGCCTCGTCGCAGTACTCGGCAGGCCGCCCGTCTTCGCCATCGGGCAAGTCCATCTCCTCCggcacgaagcgcaagtCAAACATGTTCGCCGAGCGCTCCATTTCCGTGCCGTCGATCTCGTTGTATACGTGCCGAGCGCTTTGCGGGCTGTCAAACGTCGCAATGGCGTAGTAGTATCGCAGACGCTCCAGCTGGtacttgcgcagcgcatcctcATCAAACTCGGTGCCCTCCTCGGTGGCTTGAGCTGCGGGACGCTTGGCCTCTTTGCGGAAGATGGCTCGTGGCGGGCCGTGGATATCTTCGCGCTCAAGTCGCTCCCGACCGAAATCAGACATGTAGATACGCACCGAGCGAACTTGGCCATGCACGGTCTCCAAGGCCATGTTGTCATCATGAGCTTGTGCCAGCGGTGCCCGTGTCGCTTGGGGCGACACAATACTGGCAAACACCTTGAAGAGGTCCACGGCTCGGACGTGGTCCCAGTCCATATTGACGACCGCCAGACGGCACGTATcatcgccgcgctcgtcgtcctcgtcgcgCTCCGTGTGCGCCTGTGCATCCAGCTCTGCGATAGCCTCTTCGTCGAAATCTTCCTCCAAATCGATCGATGCATccgagtcgtcgtcgtgccTTTGCGCcttgcgcacggcgtccgCGCCACCGACCACAACGTCTCCACtttcgtcgtcgtcgtcctcttcctcctcttcgtcatcgtcgtcttcctcaCTGCTGCTCTCCAGCTCGACTTCGCCACGCGCATAGTCGGCATCCGAGTCGAGGCGGTACAGCCGCTCGAGATCCTGCGCCTCCCGCGTGTCATGCCGCTTGCGCCCGAACcgatcgagctgcttcggcCCCTTGGTCAGCACGTCCTTGAATCTTTCATCCAGAACCACCTTTGTGTCGTCCTTCCGCGGTCGATGAAAGCGCGGATCCGTGTGCACGCGCGCAAAGCGAGCGTCCTTTTCACGACGCACCATGACGGTGGAAAACAACGAGGAACACCTCCACTTTTTTTCCTACGGATCAGGCGGCCAAGGCTAGCAGTGACGCGGGCAAGGGATACAAGTGACCATCGCTCATGCGCACTTGACACCGGCTCGGGTCAAACGTCTCGATGGTGACATGAGAGCCGCGCCATGCACCGTTGATGACGATACAGGCATCGCCTGCCGCCGAGGGACGCAGTGCCTCGATACACGAGGTGGGCACATCGGCGAGCTGGGCCCCAGACTCCAGCTCCACATTGCCGCCAGCGGGGTTGTGGGAGGTGAGCTTGCCCAGCGCCCCGTCgtacgcgccgcgctggtACTGCATACCGCTGCCATCGCGCACAATGCGCACGCGGATACCCGGGAGAAGGGGGGCCATCGGTGTCGGCTGAGGGGCCCAGGGGTTGGGTGTGGCTGCAGCATACGGgttgggcgtcgtggatgCATACGGgttgggcgtcgtggatgCATACGGGTTGGGTGTCGTGGACGCGTACGGGTTGGGTGTCGTGGACGCGTACGGGTTGGGTGTCGTGGACGCGTAGGGATTCGGTGTGGCCGAAGTGTACGGgttgggcgtcgtggatgCGTACGGAttcggcgtcgtggacgcgTACGGATTCGGCGTAAAGGCGGCTGCCATACCACCGTAGGCAGGCGTACGGCCACCGTACGGATTGGGTGTAGTGCCTGCTGCGTACGGATTCGGCGTCGTGCCGGCAGCGTACGGGTtgggcgtcgctgctgcataCGGATTCggcgtggccatggcgccatAGGCCGGCGTACGCCCTCCGTATGGATTCGGCGTGGCCATAGCACCATAGGCCGGCGTCCGTCCGCCATCGTACGGATTGTAAGCTGGCGTCTTGCCGCCAGAAAGAGCGCCTGCATACGCGGGTGTCATACCGCCGCTCATCGGCGCCGCATACGGGTTCTGCATGGCCGGTCCCGGGCCCACCAGGCGACGGCTCTCGCCCGTCACAGGGTTCTTTTCCACCATGTGGTCCAGCGGCACCGTGATGATCTTGGACATGGTGTGCAGCTCCACACGAGCCATGCCGCCCGTCGTCTCCTTGATGATACCGCGGTACGTCTTGTACGGTCCACGCACAATCGCCACCGTCTTGCCCGCATAGATGTCGCGGCCACCTCGTCGGGGTCCAGATGCATTGGCACCAGCGTCGGCATCCATGGCCTTGAGCGCCGGGTTCATTTGCGATGGGTCCGTGCGTGGCTTCACATTCGTGGGCGCGAGCGGCTCGACGTGGTTCGCACGCACAATAAACAGGCCACCATTCTCCTTGTACTCGCGGTTGTGCACAAAGACCAGCGACGACTGGTATATGTGGACCACCTGGCCCTGGCGGAACTGCGATAGGGGCCACTCGACCTCCTTGACCATGTCGCCCGCATGCACTTCGTGGCCATTGTAGTCGAGGGCGAccgagcgcgccgtgtCCCGCCGCATGCTAATCTGATGCGGCTTGACGGTCACGACGTGTCCGTTCTGGTCCAGCACCTTGAAGGTCTCAGGCTCAATCTTGAAAATCACACCCGCCGTCTGAgcatcgagctgcacaaGGTCATGCAGCTCGTATCCGCCAATGACATTCACACCCGAGCCGACCTCAGCCGCCTCGCGGATGTCCTTCGAAAAGACAGACACTTCCTTCAGCGACAGGTCCGAGAGGAACGTCGTGATACCCTCTTCCACCTTGACCACGAGACCTGTCTCATTCGCATGCTTGCCATTCAGCACCTTGATGTGATCACCCGCACGGAACTGCTTCCGTACGCACTTCGCAGGCACCTCGATCTTTTGGCCAtcaagcgcatcgtcaggcagctcgagcgtcaCAACGTCGCCGCTCATCGCATCGACCGTGCCAGACACACCAGCCTGCTCGCCCTCAAACACCTCGACGTGGTCGCCTggctgcagcgtcgccTCCCATGTCTGCTTGGACGCATCCGCCAGCAGGTTCAGGTCCACACCACCAGCTTGGTCGTCAGGCGTCTCGCCCGTGAAGTTGAGCACTTCATCCAGACTCGGATGCACATCCTGCACCTGGACCGCACTGATTTTCACATCTCGCTCCAAGTATCCATCCCGGAACGTCTCGCCGCCAAACACCCAAACACCACCGCGCTTCGTGGGCAGGTCGTTCGGATACGCCTTCTGCACCTCTTCCGCATTAAAgagacgcggcggcgggcggAAAcccagcgccgtgagcgcaGAATTCAccttcttcttgcgcttgcgGCCCGCTCGGTCTGTATATGTATCATGCTCCTGCGGCGCCATATCAATTCGCGGCACCAGTTTCACACCCACTTCCTCGCCATTCTCCGCCACATCAAGCACCTGCGCTAGATCGCCCGCATACTTGCCGCGCTTCATGCGCACCCATCCGCCCACAGGCACCTCGGTATTTTTCTTCTCCAGCTTGAGCAAGTCCGCCATCTCCAGAATCGGCACCAGGAACGGCTTGGTGTTCGTCGTATAGGCACCAGCCAATCCGTCAAAcgcatccagcacatcgtccgcgcgtcgcgcttCGACAAAGATCTGGCCGTCCAGCGAGTCACGGCAAAAGGCCGAGTAGATACGCAGAGGACGCCCACTCGCCTCTCGCGtcagcgcacgacgcagcaccgTCGCTACCAAGGTTCGTTCGCGCCCACGCTTACATCGAATACGCCAAAGACCAGGGTCATTCACACTAGGCAtcagcaggcgctgtggcACTTCGGCATAGTCAGACTGCGACGCATaccgcgagctgcgcgcgtggcgctgacgcagctcctcggccAAAGCCTCCGCACTCATCTCCTCTTCCTTGCGACGCATGTGATCCAGACGCTGGTTATCGGCCGCCGTCTTGAGCTGAGCCTCCCGCGACTCCTCCAGGCCGTCATCTGCAATAAATCCGTCCTCTCGAAGTAGCTCCTCggcttcctcgtcctcaAACTCCTCATCATCATTATCAACTTCCGCTTCGACATCAAGGAAGCGATTCCGACGCGGCTTTTTTCGTCGACGATCACcgtcctcttcctcgtcgtcgtcttcttcgtcttcctcctcgtcctcctcctcttcttcttcttctccgtcgtcgtcattGTCTTCGTCCTCTccttcctcctcctcccCTTCCGCATCCTCGTGGGCTTCGTGGTCATGGCCGTCTTGATGGTCCGCTTCTTTCTCTATGTCACGGCTTTCTTCGACAGTAGGACGCGCACCCTCCCCGTCTTCTTGCTTGACGGGGTCATCAGGCCGCGTCGTACCCGGCACATCGCGCTCACTCGCGTccatcggcacgtcgtgtACAAAGGCAGAGAGGAGCCACGATGGGCGGTGGATGTGTGTAGCTTAGTCAGCATAACCCGACGTTCGGCGACGAGAGCGCTGGCACTTGCCTCTTTTCCTGTCTCTTATTCCGTATGAGCCTTGCTCGTGCTGTGTCTCTGTGCCCCGTCCGCGGCGCTgtgtcgtcggcggcatcgcTGGCAGCCTGTGCTGCACCTTCTTTGGTGCGCTGCAAGCACACGGGCGCGATGGCGAACGGCGCCCGTCGTCCGTCGACGcgtggcgcggcgcttcCCCTTTCActgggcgccgtgcgtACGTACGCCGCTGAGTCGAGTGGCAAGTACGTTCGTGCCAAGCCCCACATGAACATTGGTACCATTGGTCACGTTGACCACGGTAAGACGACGCTGACCGCTGCCATTACCAAGGTGCTCCACGAGAACTCAGGCGAGGGCAAGTTTGTGGACTATGCCTCGATTGACAAGGCGCCGGAGGAGAAGGAGCGTGGTATCACGATCTCGACCGCGCACGTCGAGTACGAGACGCCCAACCGCCACtacgcgcacgtcgactGCCCTGGACACGCCGATTACATCCGTAACATGATCACGGGTGCTGCCCAGATGGACGGTGCGATCATTGTGGTGTCCGCTACGGACGGTCAGATGCCGCAGACGCGTGagcacctgctgctggcTCGTCAGGTCGGTATCAAGAAGCTGGTCGTGTTTGTGAACAAGGTCGACCAGGTGGATGACAAGGAAATGCTGGAGCTTGTGGACATGGAAATGCGTGAGCTTCTGTCGACGTACGGATTTGACGGTGACAACACGCCAATTGTGACGGGTTCGGCActcgctgcgctcgagggccgTGACGAGGAGATTGGCCGCGGTGCGATCCTGAAGCTGATGGAGGAGACGGACGCTTGGCTTGACCTGCCGCCGCGTGACCTCGACAAGCCGTTCCTGATGCCTGTGGAGGATGTGTTCTCGATTTCGGGTCGTGGTACGGTCGTGACGGGTCGTGTTGAGCGTGGTACGATCACGAAGGGCTCGGAAATCGAGATCATTGGCCTCGGTGGTCACCTCAAGACGACGCTGACGGGTATCGAGATGTTCCACAAGGAGCTCGACCGTGGTGAGGCTGGTGACAATATGGGTGCTCTGCTGCGTGGTATCAAGCGtgagcaggtgcgccgTGGTCAGGTCGTGATTGCCCCCGGCACGGTCAAGCCCGTGAAGAAGTTCTCGGCGCAGATCTACATTCTGACGAAGGAAGAGGGTGGTCGCTACACGCCGTTTATGAACAACTACCGCCCCCAGCTCTTTATCCGCACGTCGGATGTGACGGTGTCGCTGACCCACCCACCGGGCACGGAGAACGCTGACGAGGCTATGGTGATGCCAGGTGACAATGTCGAGCTGGTGTGCGACCTGGTGCACGACATCGCTCTCGAGGAGGGCTCGCGCTTCACGCTCCGTGAGGGCGGCAAGACGGTCGGCACAGGTATCGTGACCAAGATCCTGGGCTAAGTAGCGCGCAGGTAGCCAGGAAGAGCACGTGTCCCATCAGCAGGTACGCCACGTGGGTTGGACCACGACGATCGCGTGGTCCACGTAAAAACTATATAGCACACGTGATCATCCAAAGGCTGGCACCTACCGGGTGGGAAAACATGTCGTGGGtcagcgcgccgccgtcttCCCAGTGCAGGCCCAGCCTTTGTGTGTGCTAACCACGACTTGTCGTCATCATGGCTCCTCAGGACAAGACGCAAAAGGGCAGGAAGACCCGCTCAGCTCTGAGTACGTACATGCGATCACGCTAACCATACAGACGATGTGGTGACTGTATGTAACGCCAGCTAGGCATGCCCACTAACCGAACAGCGTGAGTACACCATCCACCTGCACAAGCGTGTGCACCGCATGCAGTTCAAGAAGCGCGCTCCGAAGGGTGTGAAGGAAGTCGTCAAGTTTGCGCAGAAGACGATGGGCACGAACGATGTGCGTCTTGACCCCAAGCTCAACCAGGAGATCTGGAAGCTGGGTGTGAAGGACGTGCCTCGCCGTATCCGTGTCCGTCTTGAGCGCAAGCGTAACGACGATGAGGATGCTAAGGAGAAGCTGTACACGTACGCCACGCCTGTGCTTGGCATCACGAACTTCCACGGTCTGCAGACGACTGTGATTGAGCAGGACGAGTAAATGCCCCCGGGCCTATAACCTAGTTTCTGCCAACCCAAAATAAATACGCGTTTGTCGCCATCATGCCCTATATACATGTGTGTGTGTCTACGACTCGTATGTGTGCTTAAGCCGTGGTGCCTGCTTGGTCATGCCGCGTCCGCCTGACGAGCCGACTGTGTGTGAGTAGATCGTACGTACTCTTGGCGTAAGGATCGTCGGGTGTTTTGAACATGCTGCGATCGCCGGCGACGCCGTACTTTTTCTTGACAGCCTTGGCCTGGAACTTTTGCCAGGCCGACtgtcgcgcgtcgtgctcgcgGTTTTTCGCCGCTTCGCGCTCCATCTTTTTCTCCTTGCGGGCGCGTTTGCGTtcgcgctcctcggccagctcgtccCGCGTCATGGgccgcgatgcgctgctgctaCTGCTTTTGGCAGATGATGGCTGCGATGCAGAGCGTGGACGAAGATCAGCTGAGCTGACCACATCGGTCGTCTTGAGCTTGGTGAAGAGAATCGAGTACACGGGATTCTCTGCCGAGCCCGTGACCGCCGTAATTTTCGCCGGGTACCAGCGGTCATCCGCGTGGTGCCGTGCCATGCAATCGTCACCGGCCTGGTACCTGTGCGTCTCCTGCACCGGCTTGGGCTTCGCGTCCGTGGCGCTGTGATACTCTTTCGTGAGGTGGATCAGATTCGCGAGCTCATCACGCAGTGACGTAAGCTCGGCATTCCCAGGATCTGCCTCAATAGCATGTTCCACCTGCGATAGCTGGACTGCGGTGAGTTAGGCCAACGTACACTCGTACGTGCGGAGTCTGGCGTCAGTCAAGGGCCACGTACTCGGACGCCATGGGCGGAGAGAGAACGCTCAACCTCCACACAGCCTCCGGCCCTCTTTGCCTATGGCCCCCCACCTGTGTCGGATGCCCGATGGTGCGCGGATCGGATACCGAgtgctgggcgccgagcatgcgcagggGCCGACGCTGGTGATGGTGAATGGCATGAGTGCCGTGATGGATGACTGGATGGAGCTGGCCGTGCCGttggcgcgcacgcggcagGTGGTGCTCTTTGACCACCGGGGTctgggcgcgtcgcatggcACAGGAGACGAGGACGTCACGATCGAGCTCATGGCCCATGACGTGCTGCGCTTgtgccaggcgctgcatcttCGAGTCGTGCACTTGCTGGGATTTAGTATGGGGGGACTTGTGGCGCAAGCGATCCTGTCGCACCCGGACGCACAGCCGACACCGGACGAGGCCGGCGTGGTGATCCATGGCATCGAGGTGCGCCGCGTGATTCTCGCCGCTACCTTCACCAAGTCGCCTCGCACAGAGTTCCGCCTGGACGGCGCGGCTATACCTGATGACGCTACGCGAACCGAGCGGGCTATGGCACAGCTGCAGTACATGCTCGCGATGCAGTACCATCCGGCGGTCCTAGGCGAGGGCCGGCCTATGCAGCACAAGATGgacgcgcgcatgcgccgtggcctcgcggcacgtcggccaCTGAACACGatggcgcggcaggcggTCGCCATCGCGATATACCAGGGCCGCGACAGGCTGCGATACGTTCCGCGGCACTTGCCCATCGCGAtcctgcacggccgctACGACCACATGGTCGCCTatgacgaggcacgcgagaTCGAGCGCTTCCTGCCGCAAGCCCGCCGCCTTTTCCcgcacgtcgatggcgaTCGCGAGGCCTACGGCCACCTGTGGTTCGACTACTTTGACGTGGACACCGCGTGGCTCCCGCCGCTCGTCCACTTCCTCGACCGGCCGGCCACGGCGCGGATGTAGGTGGAGAAAGATTGGGAATTAAAcacgcgacgcgtcgtAGCGCAACGTAGAGAGCAAAAAggccggcgccgaggcGTGTCTTGTGCCCACCTTCCCATCCGGATGCCCATCGTCAAGCGCAAGCCGGTGCAGCCGCAGGGGGTgcctgccgcgctgctGTCAGCGTACACGGAGCGGAAGGAGGACCGTGCTGTGTTTTTTCTCGCAGCGACGGGCGAGGTGTTTGAGGAGTACGAGCCGTATGCCGCGCGGCTGAGCTACTATCACCAGCGCATCTTTCAGTGCGAGTTGTCGGGCAAGTCGAATCTGACGTTTTTTGAGGCGGCTGagagcgaggcgcagcacacgcgcgcgaTCCAGTCGCAGTTCCCCGACGCGCTCAAGGTGCCTGTGCTCCGAGCTGCGCAGTTCCAGACGTGTGGGCGCCTGACGGAGCTGGTCGAGCGCGTGTATGAatgcatgcgccagcgcttTTTCGTGGGCGAGGAGGTGTCGGTGGAAGATGGCGCTCGcaagctcggcatcgtgcgtGGTGGCTCGTGCCCTGCGCATCCGGATCGGCCCCTGCATGCCGACTTGCAGGCAGGCGACGAGCCGCgggacgatgcgccgcacacgTATACCTATACCATCGAGCTGCCGGCCTCGCATACGCGCCTCGAGAacgtgcgtgccgagcagctgagCCGCGGGCGCTTGGCGTTTACCAAGACGATCCTCCGGCGCTTCCTTCGCGATGCGCTGTGCCGTGATGCGGCCGGTCTGATGTGGCTCGTCCGTGAGCCGACCGCGCGACGATTCGGCCTGCCCACCGAGGTGCCCGCGCCGATCCAGCAGAAaatcgacgaggcgcaggcggccaAGCGCCGCAAGTcgagcgacgacgctccGCATGCCAAGCGCCGCGATACCAAAAAGGAAGAGGCGCCGAAGCCGACGCCCAAGTATCCGTGTGAAGACACGCTTCTGGATCCCATCACGCCCGATGAGCTGCAGGTCCAGGTCACCGGCGAACTGCcgcggcaggcgcatcgtccgcgCCTCGATAGCGACGAGCATCTGAATGTGCCGCCGGAGCTCTTCGAGTCGTTCTTGGCCGTGTACTACTTTTTCCTCTCGCTGGGCGAGCCACTCGGCATCTCGCACATGGCCCTCGATGACTTGGACGGCGCTCTGCGCCACCCCGTGAGCGATCCGCCATGCCCGCTCCTCGCCGAGgtgcatgccgtgctcTTGAACGCGATCGTCCGCGACGGCGCACACAGtcgcgacttggcgccggcggccgtcgcccagcgccgagcgctgcaggacgtgGAGATGCCGGAGGAGGAGACGAGCGACGAACAGCAGGATGCGGCGTCGGATGTGAGCGAGCTGAGTGACTCGCCTGAGCgccatgtgctggacgctgcgcgcgaaCTGAGCGACGGATGGTCGCGGCGACAGCTGAGTGACGAGCACCGCCGGGGCTGGGAGCGCTCGGTCATGGGATGCCTCGTGGATCGTGCGACGCccgacgccgtgccgcgaTACCTCGGCATCTTGTCGCACCTGACGGGCGTCGagtacgacgacgatgcgtcgacgtcgaaCGCCCACCACACGGTCAGCGAGCGGTACGTGCACTTGCCGCTGAGCGACAAGATCCACATCCTGCTGTTTCTGTGCGAGCTGGCTGTGTTGACCCGCGATGTCAAGGCATACTACGACGAGTGTGAGTCGCATCTGACGgagctgcgcaaggagcgcgtcgagctggcgcgcctgcgcaaAAAGACGCGCGAGCAGATGCAGacgctgcatgcgccggCGGGCAAGGAGGAGCAGGAGCAGGAGGAGCAGGAggacgccgcgccggaAGAGCCCGCGTCCGACTCGGACTCGGAGCGCGACGAATTGGCGTCCGACGacgtgatggacgaggccga
It includes:
- a CDS encoding RNA-binding motif protein, X-linked 2, coding for MNSVREIQRINERELELGLHGSGSWHDQYKDSAYIYVGGLHYDMTEGDVLTIFSQYGEIVHIHLPKPRSEPDTQQPKGHNRGFGFLMYEDQRSTVLAVDNLNGTPVLGRTLRVDHVAHFRPERVRNAEGHLVEPEEQVLNCAPPETVVDDEGGEDDDLEDPMAAYLSDKRRRHEKRRDEKHRHRHHRHRRHHRHRDDHERDADQDHIDAGEKDTHSDARDASRGPQDRSRSATPVMDRRVRTDTP
- a CDS encoding transcription elongation factor SPT5, which translates into the protein MDASERDVPGTTRPDDPVKQEDGEGARPTVEESRDIEKEADHQDGHDHEAHEDAEGEEEEGEDEDNDDDGEEEEEEEDEEEDEEDDDEEEDGDRRRKKPRRNRFLDVEAEVDNDDEEFEDEEAEELLREDGFIADDGLEESREAQLKTAADNQRLDHMRRKEEEMSAEALAEELRQRHARSSRYASQSDYAEVPQRLLMPSVNDPGLWRIRCKRGRERTLVATVLRRALTREASGRPLRIYSAFCRDSLDGQIFVEARRADDVLDAFDGLAGAYTTNTKPFLVPILEMADLLKLEKKNTEVPVGGWVRMKRGKYAGDLAQVLDVAENGEEVGVKLVPRIDMAPQEHDTYTDRAGRKRKKKVNSALTALGFRPPPRLFNAEEVQKAYPNDLPTKRGGVWVFGGETFRDGYLERDVKISAVQVQDVHPSLDEVLNFTGETPDDQAGGVDLNLLADASKQTWEATLQPGDHVEVFEGEQAGVSGTVDAMSGDVVTLELPDDALDGQKIEVPAKCVRKQFRAGDHIKVLNGKHANETGLVVKVEEGITTFLSDLSLKEVSVFSKDIREAAEVGSGVNVIGGYELHDLVQLDAQTAGVIFKIEPETFKVLDQNGHVVTVKPHQISMRRDTARSVALDYNGHEVHAGDMVKEVEWPLSQFRQGQVVHIYQSSLVFVHNREYKENGGLFIVRANHVEPLAPTNVKPRTDPSQMNPALKAMDADAGANASGPRRGGRDIYAGKTVAIVRGPYKTYRGIIKETTGGMARVELHTMSKIITVPLDHMVEKNPVTGESRRLVGPGPAMQNPYAAPMSGGMTPAYAGALSGGKTPAYNPYDGGRTPAYGAMATPNPYGGRTPAYGAMATPNPYAAATPNPYAAGTTPNPYAAGTTPNPYGGRTPAYGGMAAAFTPNPYASTTPNPYASTTPNPYTSATPNPYASTTPNPYASTTPNPYASTTPNPYASTTPNPYASTTPNPYAAATPNPWAPQPTPMAPLLPGIRVRIVRDGSGMQYQRGAYDGALGKLTSHNPAGGNVELESGAQLADVPTSCIEALRPSAAGDACIVINGAWRGSHVTIETFDPSRCQVRMSDGHLYPLPASLLALAA
- a CDS encoding pre-rRNA processing protein Esf1; protein product: MVRREKDARFARVHTDPRFHRPRKDDTKVVLDERFKDVLTKGPKQLDRFGRKRHDTREAQDLERLYRLDSDADYARGEVELESSSEEDDDDEEEEEDDDDESGDVVVGGADAVRKAQRHDDDSDASIDLEEDFDEEAIAELDAQAHTERDEDDERGDDTCRLAVVNMDWDHVRAVDLFKVFASIVSPQATRAPLAQAHDDNMALETVHGQVRSVRIYMSDFGRERLEREDIHGPPRAIFRKEAKRPAAQATEEGTEFDEDALRKYQLERLRYYYAIATFDSPQSARHVYNEIDGTEMERSANMFDLRFVPEEMDLPDGEDGRPAEYCDEATEDVAHYEGLDYKTDALRHSRVKLTWDQDDPRRTKLTRTSQKGQLQEDDLKTYLASSDEDDEEATSSRDRLRSLLHQMPTKSAFDDADDQDTMFTKPEGDMEISFVPALSTKKDEEHEETTIEKYMRKQKERRERRRMAKKESEPEAPEPAPEEPAASEEPTPGDSDDEHHFQLQDIVRAEKLGSKKLSRQQRKREAKRQAKRTALTQPSFVMDTKDPRFAAVLDDHRFAIDPSHPGFIKTSGMQQLIQEGNRRRHEQAEQAQPAAPNVADLVTRLKNQSARPPKKARRS
- a CDS encoding protein phosphatase PTC6 → MRSVRVWARGVHDYVRVRSRQGLHARIPLRAGVSFGAAMSRGDRAQQEDAMSTACVMLPCEQLRQNLLQNVSRRAKRDPWYGWTCDEAGGEELAAQVVWFGCFDGHGGPQVSQLLQNKLHHVFEEADSSMVQDTVRYTCSIGGYFGRFQGGALERLVDPTQLRRPCAAPASLEALADAAHASDLEHYVALDADQGAVHTQRHLAPSTAQMSMQERATLAWLMMDREIQQNEAYRGAGSTASVLLLHSLDVPTAPWYASEYLAVTTVQLGDTRLVLCDAETGEAIPLTRLHHPDDPIESDRLSRQGAGVLTDSFGESRFLGTLANTRSFGDTQAKRYGMTAEPEVQTHILQGSRFAFIAGFSDGIGDVMTDQELVDECRYASHPQQAAERIMKYAEDLGAEDNATILCIPLRGWGAIRGEDRTALQRRDRRLNTDIYRNRRNLCL